One segment of Variovorax sp. PAMC28562 DNA contains the following:
- the dksA gene encoding RNA polymerase-binding protein DksA: MTTWEETPVKARSSSSKEPATVKKPVVQAKSASKPAASKPAVSKPAASATKKASATAPAPAKKTAVSDKSAKSTITTTTAAASSPSKSVGRPADSSSPSIPMKKTAAASLPTTPTPVMPITTIAATPVPARGGRVSRLSQLTVPSMPQSIASTAAKSSFSQIVSTALVPPPPVAVKKDPKLLNNWKTKTAEQLVDAEVIAMPDAEYMNDKQMAFFRLKLQELKRGILENAGETTEHLREDTVVVPDPADRATIEEEHALELRTRDRERKLLKKIEQSIQRIDSGDYGYCDETGEPIGVGRLLARPTATLSLEAQQRRELKQKMFGD, from the coding sequence CTGACTACATGGGAGGAGACACCCGTGAAAGCGCGTTCCAGTTCGTCCAAGGAGCCAGCCACCGTGAAGAAACCTGTCGTTCAGGCCAAGTCTGCTTCAAAGCCCGCCGCGTCCAAGCCGGCGGTCTCCAAGCCGGCGGCGTCGGCGACTAAAAAAGCTTCGGCAACGGCTCCCGCGCCAGCCAAAAAAACCGCTGTCTCGGACAAGTCCGCGAAATCCACGATCACGACCACCACCGCGGCGGCGTCTTCTCCTTCCAAATCGGTGGGCCGGCCCGCCGATTCATCTTCTCCTTCGATTCCCATGAAAAAAACGGCTGCTGCCTCCCTTCCCACCACGCCGACCCCGGTGATGCCGATCACCACCATCGCCGCCACGCCCGTGCCGGCGCGCGGTGGCCGGGTGTCGCGGTTGTCGCAACTCACGGTGCCTTCGATGCCGCAATCGATCGCTTCGACGGCTGCCAAGTCGAGCTTCTCGCAGATCGTGTCGACGGCCCTGGTGCCGCCGCCGCCGGTCGCGGTCAAGAAAGACCCGAAGTTGCTGAACAACTGGAAGACCAAGACGGCCGAACAGTTGGTCGATGCCGAAGTCATCGCGATGCCCGACGCGGAGTACATGAACGACAAGCAGATGGCGTTTTTTCGCCTGAAGCTGCAGGAACTGAAGCGCGGCATTCTCGAAAACGCGGGTGAAACCACCGAGCATCTGCGCGAAGACACCGTCGTCGTACCCGATCCGGCCGACCGCGCCACCATCGAAGAAGAGCACGCTCTCGAACTGCGCACCCGCGACCGCGAACGCAAGCTGCTGAAGAAAATCGAACAATCGATCCAGCGCATCGACTCCGGCGACTACGGCTACTGCGATGAAACCGGCGAGCCGATCGGTGTCGGCCGGCTGCTGGCCCGCCCGACCGCCACGCTGTCGCTCGAAGCGCAACAGCGCCGCGAACTCAAGCAGAAAATGTTTGGCGACTAA
- a CDS encoding STAS domain-containing protein: MAKEEPGRLLSKVAKFVRNPLKDWSELDAQDSAAPDNGYSREMLKEMIERRQRNDFVRRREFDMLRKLRRRDAAGGRDDGGTPSQFNVSSTSGKTEGRALTLKKIDEIEEQMSQQWWKSRGPASDGAAALPVPGSGPEVPADMAGEHVRAYADTVPGVTPHDSAQGDSASAGRSSDGDASHAGRQVYESGIEEAAIRFAQSDDTGAEAILLQTLAPDSAQAEHNHSWLALLDLYRATGDSEKFVAANTRYAQRFKRQGPEWVSLRSLARDLQVAASVAQNSADADRPLGVADWFAPAVLTRPSLGELTRALAAATGPKWTLDWRALRNIDEEAAAPLKALLAHWADSAVQIQFVGMGHLTAVLEQATPSNERTVDAIWWQLRMEALRVMHAADDFELVALNYCITYEVSPPPWIDPKGEFASIEVVTEAPKPQRPAAPSLTLASLSDEVPVDIGPKLPSLIGELTGESAAVWQRLDAELADAVAPTISCAALVRIDFAAAGTLLNWVTARDERGQRVQFVDAHRLVTAFFGVIGIADHAAVSPRQH; this comes from the coding sequence ATGGCCAAGGAAGAACCCGGTCGACTTTTGTCCAAGGTGGCCAAGTTCGTCCGCAATCCGCTGAAGGATTGGTCGGAACTCGACGCGCAGGATTCGGCTGCACCTGACAACGGCTACAGCCGCGAGATGCTGAAGGAAATGATCGAACGGCGGCAGCGCAACGACTTCGTGCGTCGCCGCGAATTCGACATGCTGCGCAAGCTGCGGCGCCGCGACGCCGCCGGCGGGCGCGACGACGGCGGCACGCCGTCGCAGTTCAACGTCAGCAGCACCTCCGGTAAGACCGAGGGCCGCGCGCTCACGCTCAAGAAGATCGACGAGATCGAAGAGCAGATGTCGCAGCAATGGTGGAAAAGCCGCGGGCCCGCGAGTGACGGCGCAGCGGCGCTCCCCGTTCCGGGTTCCGGTCCGGAAGTGCCCGCCGACATGGCGGGGGAACATGTGCGTGCGTACGCCGACACCGTTCCCGGTGTCACGCCTCACGATAGCGCGCAGGGTGATTCGGCTTCGGCGGGCAGGTCGAGCGACGGCGACGCGTCGCACGCCGGGCGGCAGGTTTATGAAAGTGGCATCGAGGAAGCGGCCATTCGTTTTGCACAAAGCGATGACACCGGTGCCGAAGCGATCCTGCTGCAGACCTTGGCGCCCGATAGCGCGCAGGCCGAGCACAACCACAGCTGGCTCGCACTGCTCGACCTGTACCGCGCCACGGGCGATTCCGAAAAGTTCGTTGCCGCCAATACGCGCTATGCGCAGCGCTTCAAGCGGCAGGGGCCGGAGTGGGTTTCGCTGCGTTCGCTGGCGCGTGACCTGCAAGTGGCCGCTAGCGTTGCGCAGAATTCAGCCGACGCCGATCGGCCGCTTGGTGTGGCCGACTGGTTCGCTCCGGCGGTTCTGACGCGCCCTTCGCTCGGCGAACTGACGCGTGCACTTGCCGCAGCGACCGGTCCGAAGTGGACGCTCGACTGGCGTGCCCTTCGCAACATCGACGAGGAAGCAGCTGCACCGTTGAAGGCGCTGCTTGCGCATTGGGCCGATTCCGCCGTGCAGATTCAGTTCGTCGGCATGGGCCACTTGACCGCGGTGCTGGAGCAGGCCACGCCGTCGAACGAGCGCACGGTCGATGCCATCTGGTGGCAGTTGCGCATGGAAGCGCTGCGTGTGATGCATGCGGCCGACGACTTCGAACTGGTCGCGCTCAACTACTGCATCACCTACGAAGTGTCGCCACCGCCATGGATCGACCCCAAGGGAGAATTCGCGTCGATCGAGGTGGTCACCGAAGCGCCAAAACCACAGAGGCCGGCGGCGCCGTCGCTCACGCTCGCCAGCTTGAGCGACGAAGTGCCGGTCGACATCGGCCCGAAGCTGCCCTCGCTCATCGGTGAACTGACGGGTGAGTCGGCGGCGGTCTGGCAACGGCTGGATGCCGAACTGGCCGACGCGGTGGCGCCGACGATTTCGTGCGCGGCGCTGGTTCGCATCGACTTTGCCGCGGCGGGTACGCTTCTGAATTGGGTGACAGCACGCGACGAGCGCGGTCAGCGCGTGCAGTTCGTCGATGCGCACCGGCTCGTCACAGCGTTTTTCGGCGTCATCGGCATCGCCGACCATGCTGCGGTTTCGCCACGCCAACACTGA
- the hslV gene encoding ATP-dependent protease subunit HslV: MEQFHGTTIVSVRRKTAAGDQVAIGGDGQVTLGNIVIKGTARKVRRLYHGKVIAGFAGATADAFTLFERFEAKLEKHQGNLTRAAVELTKDWRTDRVLRKLEAMLAVADATTSLIITGNGDVLEPESGVIAIGSGGPYAQSAAKALLDNTDLTAEQIVKKSLEIAGELCIYTNMNHTVETL, translated from the coding sequence ATGGAACAGTTTCACGGCACCACCATCGTCAGCGTGCGCCGCAAGACCGCCGCTGGCGACCAAGTCGCGATCGGTGGTGACGGGCAGGTCACGCTCGGCAATATCGTCATCAAGGGCACTGCGCGCAAAGTGCGGCGGCTCTATCACGGCAAGGTGATTGCTGGGTTCGCCGGCGCCACGGCCGATGCTTTCACGCTCTTCGAGCGCTTCGAGGCCAAGCTCGAAAAGCACCAGGGCAACCTGACCCGCGCTGCGGTCGAACTCACCAAGGACTGGCGTACCGACCGCGTGCTGCGCAAGCTCGAAGCCATGTTGGCGGTCGCCGACGCCACCACCTCGCTCATCATCACCGGCAACGGCGACGTGCTCGAACCCGAAAGTGGCGTGATCGCGATCGGTTCCGGCGGGCCGTATGCCCAGTCGGCCGCCAAGGCGTTGCTCGACAACACCGATCTCACCGCAGAGCAGATCGTCAAGAAATCGCTGGAGATCGCCGGCGAACTTTGCATTTATACGAACATGAACCACACGGTCGAGACGCTCTGA